In the genome of Parus major isolate Abel chromosome 3, Parus_major1.1, whole genome shotgun sequence, the window gctctATTTAATTTCAACACCTTTTGAAAGATGGTTTCTGATATATCTAGGATCACTTAAAGGTAGAGCATTAAGTCACTTTTACCACTAGATAAATCCAGTATCTCCTCTGTTTTTAGCAGTCTATTCTATTATTGCACTATTTCTTATGAATCATATGACTTCAAAATTAGTTCTAACTAAATAGAATGAGTCCTCTGATTACTAGGTACTCCATAAAGTGTTTCTGGATGCACAGGTGAGATTGGCTAGAGACCTCTGTGGTGACTGTAAGTGAAATAACTCATGTTTTTCAATGTCTTGGTCATGTGAAACATTATACAAGCATTAGATATTGTGGCTGGTGATAGAGAGTTTTTAAGTCACAAGAACATCTGTATTCTTTGCAGGTCTCCAAAGGCCTTTGTGACTCTACACTACATTCTCATCTTAATGGATAATGCTGGCACACTCTGCAAAAACTTGTGGGAAAGCAATTGCTACCTCAGACTGCTACAATCAGCTTACTGGGGAAATCTGCTTCAGTTTCCATAAGTGACACCAGGCAAGTCCCTAAGTCTGTCTCACCTGGATGTGGGTAAATTGACAAGAGAAATAGTTTAGATTACACACCCTCAGCAGCTacacagcagggagcagcacaaCTCCCTAGCAAGTTTATTGAACATATGCAGGAACAAATCTGCTGCTCTAAATCTGGCAGCTTTTGTAACTGTTATCTTAACTTTAATACTTACCTCCAAATACATAATCCACCTGAAATTTTCACTACCGCTATCTAACAGGAAGTGTATTAGgtcattttaggaaaaaaaaataaataaaaatgtctatGAGTGTTCATACCTACCTCCTACAGAAAGTTTCACATGTAGCTTCTGCTGGTTTGTCCCAATTCTGTCACACTTTTGTCAAGTGCACTCAGAACACTGGGGTATTGGCCACTTTTCCCATGACCTGATTGACAAGATCCTTAATAAAATCTTTTGCAGTGTATGGAGACAAGAGAATACATACATTACTTCcgaaaagaaaacagaaatgcactGAAGTTTGGGTGCCTCTGAGAAAGACAACTGAACACATACCAAGTAATAGTATAGTTTCATCTTCTCAATAGTTGCAGGCTGTGAAGGTGAATGAGGCAcgtgagaaagagaaatttgcCTCACACACCATTTCTTAATGAATCAATGACAACAAATGGGAAGATGTACAGTAGCCCTTTCCTGTGTATTATGCCCAGGTATGTACATCCAAGCTCTCAGCACAGGGCTTTCCCAGGCTCCTTGCCTGGCCACACTGAAGATCCACTTAGATTCTTACCAAGTAAAAGCATCCTTTAGacttttatatacttttttgcacttatttttctacttttccatATAACGAGTTCTTACAATGCCTTAACATACCTGCTACACAActggtttttattgtttattgcCACTTCTACTCTCAGGATATCTTAACTCCCAAGTTTTTCCAGTGAGACaacataataataaatttacAGTAACTACTagtaatttcagattttcatttgcCTTGAGGCTTCTTGGTATATGTCATTTCAGGGACAGAATagatcagagaaagaaatgtaaatgttgACAAAAGAGCCCAAGGTAAGTGTCAGTCAAAACACCACAAGGATTTGTGCAGTCCTTCCAAAGATTTCCACTTCTTTCTCATCTGtagaagaaaacagcaatagATTTGGGGTTTTAACAAGTCTTTTTTACCTAAAAGAATTACTCCTCATACACAGTAATGTTTCTCAGTGTagtgttttccatttcctgttTGTGGggggttttgctttttgttggCTTGATGTTTCTTGGCAATAAAAGTTACTTTAAAAGATTGGGCTTATTAATGTTCTCATTCAGGGTGCTACAAAAATATCACACACCACAACAGAGCTTTCCTAGAAGTTGATGGTTTTAATCCCATGGACATAGATAtggaaaaatcaataaaataaaatttaaaaaaaaaagaaaaaaaaaaggaaaattcgAGAATGCTGTTGAGGAAATCTAGGTGAAAATTGCAATGAACTAACACTAAGTAAGGTAGCAGCCCATATCCATTTCTGGATAAACATAACAATATTTGCATATATAAAAACGCTAAAGGCAAGAtagaaggcaaaaataattcaagGAGGAAATCAGATATAATTGTTTAAATCCACAAAGATGGATTTAAATTGATGAGAATTAATAAGCTGTTCACACATTCTGTGATCCACATACTAACTGTTCATGTCTCCTCATAAGATGCAACCTGTTTATGGTTACTAAAAtgtgagaggggaaaaaaaccccaaccaccCAAACTTTTTTTTGGCCAGCCAAATCAtccaaaaaaaagtttataaatCTTTGTGCTTTCATAAGACTTTACATCTTCAGAGTACTGAGCGCACTTTTGCTAATCAATGAATTCCCCTGTCTTGAATCCGAAGTGCCTTAGAGGAATGGGGCGCTAAACTACCAGAGTTCAGGCAAACCTGGCCTCAACTATTTCGCCAGGCTTGATGCCCGCGAAACAGGGGCTGACAGCGACCTCGACAGCAGAAGGTCCAGCGCTGCTGTTTTATGGCGCCCGCCCCTGCGCGTCCCCCGAGCGCAGCTGTGACTCAGAGCGGGGTATCCAAAGGTCACCTTCAGCACCCCGCGGAATCCGCCGCGCTTGGCAGCTGAGGTAGAGGGTTCACCTTCCAGGTGCCTTTTTTTGCTCTCGGCCAGACCAATCGAAGAAGGCTCCTGAGAACAGCCTCCTCCTTGGTgaggggaaggcaggcaggggcGAGCTGGGCGAGCAGAGCCTGCCCGCAGCTCGCTGCCTTGGCAGAGCAGGTGCCACCCTCGGTGAGgcagcccggccccgcagcGCCACCGAGCCTCGCACACCGCCGGCAGCCCGACGGCAGTGCCTCACGGCACTCAGGGGCTGCCGGAGCCTCCGGGTTTTGGCCAGTGAAGCGTGACATGGATGCGAAGGGGGATCACCGCTTGGGAGAAACAGGACCTTCCTTCCCAAAACTGCCGGAGGGGACCAGGCCAAGCGACAGACGCCACATCCCTGCCTCACGCAGGGTTTATTTGGCTCTCTCGCGAGCAGCCTCCCCCGCCTCAGTCACTTCCATCGATGCCCAGCTCCCTCTCCCACCACCGTGCCCGAAATGTTTGAACAGCCCGGGCTCGCCCCCACCGAGGCGGGACAGGGAGGCGGCCCCGCCGCCACCGCACACAAAGCGGCCGCTCGCCGCCACCGGCCTGCTGCGAGCGACGCCCCAGTCCCCGCCTCAACCTGCAGCCTATGAGCAAGGAGGCACCGCCCCGAGCGGCGgcgggatcgggatcgggatcgggatcgtACCCGCGCCTGCCGCCGCGCACCGCCGAGGAGAGCGCCGCGCTCCCGTCCCGTCCCGGCCCGTCCCGTCCCGCGGCCCCGCGCCGGGGGAAGGAGGCGAGAGAGCGGTGGGTGCCGCCGCCGGGCAATGCGCGGGGGCGCCGGGAGCGCTGCGCCGCGCGGCCGCAAGGTGTCGCCGTCGGCAGCGGAACGGGGGCGCGGCGGGCGCGGTGCCGGCGCGGAGCGGGGAGCGCGGGGCCGCCCGCACGGGGCCCCGCCGGCAGCGCGGCCGCGTGAGAGCCCCGCTGGCCTGCGGGGAGGCGGGCGCTGCCGGTCGTGTACGGAGCCCCGCGTCGGAGCGGCTCCCTCGCCCGGCCACTTCCCTTAGcccttgtttgtttattttcaactGCCCCGGGGGGGTTGCGCGCGAGGTCGCAGCGGCGGGAGGTGGGGAGGAACCGCTCCGGAGACGACGTTCCTCGGGGCCGGGAAAGGGCGGCGCAGGGACTAGCGGCCGCGGCGGGGCTGGCGCGGGGCAGGGGCGGCCCCGCGATATCCAAGCGCCCTCCCGGAGGATAAAGAGCGAACGGGGCTTTTGGCGCCAAACGCGCGGCCCCGCCCTGTGCGCGTGGagcgggggcggggccggcgctCCCGCCTTTCTCCCGCTGTGTCCCAGGGCTCCCTCCCGACCGtgtcaggggtttttttggggtttttttttctgattttggttttgtttttttttttaattcaagcctttttttttttttttttttttttttttaatgcctttctGGGGGGTTAATAATATCCAGCCGCTTCAAAGCCAGGCAGTGACAGTCATCTGTCTGCGAGCAGAGGGTGGATGCGGAGgccggggcggccgcgggggCCGGCGGGCGGGCGCGGAAAGTGCTACAGACAccatcagctgctttttttttctcctctccccttccccccgCCACTCCTCCCCCTCGCACACCCACCACCATCACCACGGAGGTAAGAAGAGgaagctgcaggctctgggctgcaggacaaAACCCCAGTCAAATAAATCCAATTCCCCATCGCGTTTGAGTTGCCGAACTGGGAAGgatggggtgggaaggggagcGCAGGGGCAGACCGGTGCCTGAATGGGGTTCTCAttgagcagaagaaaatcctggaggatatttgtgttttggtttggagCTGTCGCATTTAGATCGCCGGTGTTTTGTAGGTGCCTCTTTactgctttgcattttaaacagtTTAATGTATTTCCCGAGTAGAAAAATGCACAGTCCTGGAGGCGCTCAGGGGGCGGGGCGGGAGCGCAGCTGAGCCGAGCCGGGCGCGTTTCTCGGCGTTTCATCATAAGgcttttcatggatttttttttcccccgttTTGGTCTCCGTCTCGGCGTCAGCTGTTGTGAACCCAGCAGAACGATTTCCTTTCGCGTTACCTTAACCGAGCTGAAGGGAGACGCTGACTGGATTTTTTTGACtttaaacctttttcttttttttttcttctttttttttttcctttttttttaatgtctgatGCAACGGAGCTCTCGGCAGAGGAATGGGGCTGTGTTTGACTGGCCGTGGGTAGTGAGTGGGGGGTCCGGCCGCGGTAAGGGCAGCAGAGCGCACTCTCCGGAggtgagagagctggagagctggTGTGTTTGCAGGAGGTTTGAGTGCATGAAGTGGCAGAGTGTGCGGAGTTGCTGTCTTTGCAACCTCGCTGTTGCAGGAAAAAGGGGGAGATAAAACTTCCCGTGCCTTCTTGGCAAATCAGGAGGCTTTGTTGGTGGCGCCGGGGTggttttaatgcatttttgtgCGTGAGGTTATTACATAAGGTTGAtaatttctgttgctgctggatttcccctcctcccccctccccccttGTGTTGTGTGCGGATTTCGCTGGCTCGCTTTGAGTGAATGAACTGGCGATTTGCGAAGTTGCAAAGAACCCCTCcgcccccttttttttttttttttttttttttttttttttttttttgcatccttCTCTCCCCTTTGCACTGCTCCGCAGATGACAAAAGGAGTAAACTTCCTCTACTTTAGCTAGCATATTAAGAAGCCTTTCTGGAGAGATTACGGTATCAAAGCCATGCATCTGTCTGCAGTTACTGTGCTGTTCTGAGCGTTTGAAGCGGTTTGGGGAGAGCAGGCGAGGGCTATGTGCACAGGCTGTGCATCCCCGCTGGACTGTGCAGGCTGGGTTTGTGTCCCCACGGAGCGGCGGGACAGGCTCTGCACGGGGGAGCGCTACCTGAGCGCTTTGATTTCAGTATCTTGAGTCGGGAGGAGAAAGGTGTGtgagatgcatttttttattttttttttctcaactttCTCAAGACTCCTTCTTGCTTGCTATTGATGggattatgattttttttttcttcattgtgttAAGAGGAAGGAGGGAGTCATGTTCGTGTCTGTTGATTCGTATTTTAATTGTGGTTTCgttgtgttttttggttttttttNNNNNNNNNNNNNNNNNNNNNNNNNNNNNNNNNNNNNNNNNNNNNNNNNNNNNNNNNNNNNNNNNNNNNNNNNNNNNNNNNNNNNNNNNNNNNNNNNNNNNNNNNNNNNNNNNNNNNNNNNNNNNNNNNNNNNNNNNNNNNNNNNNNNNNNNNNNNNNNNNNNNNNNNNNNNNNNNNNNNNNNNNNNNNNNNNNNNNNNNNNNNNNNNNNNNNNNNNNNNNNNNNNNNNNNNNNNNNNNNNNNNNNNNNNNNNNNNNNNNNNNNNNNNNNNNNNNNNNNNNNNNNNNNNNNNNNNNNNNNNNNNNNNNNNNNNNNNNNNNNNNNNNNNNNNNNNNNNNNNNNNNNNNNNNNNNNNNNNNNNNNNNNNNNNNNNNNNNNNNNNNNNNNNNNNNNNNNNNNNNNNNNNNNNNNNNNNNNNNNNNNNNNNNNNNNNNNNNNNNNNNNNNNNNNNNNNNNNNNNNNNNNNNNNNNNNNNNNNNNNNNNNNNNNNNNNNNNNNNNNNNNNNNNNNNNNNNNNNNNNNNNNNNNNNNNNNNNNNNNNNNNNNNNNNNNNNNNNNNNNNNNNNNNNNNNNNNNNNNNNNNNNNNNNNNNNNNNNNNNNNNNNNNNNNNNNNNNNNNNNNNNNNNNNNNNNNNNNNNNNNNNNNNNNNNNNNNNNNNNNNNNNNNNNNNNNNNNNNNNNNNNNNNNNNNNNNNNNNNNNNNNNNNNNNNNNNNNNNNNNNNNNNNNNNNNNNNNNNNNNNNNNNNNNNNNNNNNNNNNNNNNNNNNNNNNNNNNNNNNNNNNNNNNNNNNNNNNNNNNNNNNNNNNNNNNNNNNNNNNNNNNNNNNNNNNNNNNNNNNNNNNNNNNNNNNNNNNNNNNNNNNNNNNNNNNNNNNNNNNNNNNNNNNNNNNNNNNNNNNNNNNNNNNNNNNNNNNNNNNNNNNNNNNNNNNNNNNNNNNNNNNNNNNNNNNNNNNNNNNNNNNNNNNNNNNNNNNNNNNNNNNNNNNNNNNNNNNNNNNNNNNNNNNNNNNNNNNNNNNNNNNNNNNNNNNNNNNNNNNNNNNNNNNNNNNNNNNNNNNNNNNNNNNNNNNNNNCGCCGGGCAGCAGCTCCGGCCCGGTGTGGCTGAGTGGTACTGGGGACGCTCCGGGCGTCCTGATAGTCTCCTGCCCCCGGGGGGATCGGGGGGGTGGCAGGGTGGCTGCCGCCGTCACCCTGGGCCCGGGGTTTATGGTTGATGACCGTGTGCGCGTCCCCTTGAGTGCCATGCGGGCAGGCTGCAGCTAGACGAGTGAATCCTTAGAAGCAGTGGCTTACTAGCTAGTAGGCTTACGAGCAGAGCCTAAAATGCCCTCTGTGCTTGCACACAGAGAAGTCCGCTTGGGCTGAATCGCGGTTTGGCGTGCGAAGATGAGCTGGTCCCTATGACCACCGCCACAAACTTGGTGATCCGTCCCGGGTTTCAGAGCCTGCTGTCCCTTTAATGTCTGGTTTGACAGCTTTGGGTGAGGAAGCACTTCCAACAGCTGTCTTCTTGGCAGTGCACCAAGCGCCGGCTTAAAGGGTCCCCGGCTGGAGCAGCTTCACCTTCTGCCTCAGAACAAACCCAGCGATTGTTTCGTTTTCCGGCTGCTTTTCTACCAAGCAGGGGCTGTGTTGTGCCTCTGTGCTTTTTGTACCGCAGCTCGACAATTCCATTCAAACTACATAcataaatttctaaaaattcttttctgcctctgtgaTTGTGTGGGTGGTGGCCTCTTTATGACTGAAAAttagatgtttaaaaaaacccatctcaTCAAACTTACTAAGCTTTCAGAAATACTTGTTCTTTGGTGATTTCATGTGTATTACATACTTTTACAGATCTCTATCTGACTGCAGATGGTGGGCACACGCTGGTTTTGACATCAATTATTTCATTACTGCTTTTACTGAATGTATTTTGTCAATAAATACTGATACTTGGTCAGGGTATTTTCAGGAAGAATaatgtctgttttattttctgtccttttacTACCAGAAGACGAcgaagatgaggaggaagaggatgaagaagaagaaatagatGTTGTTACAGTGGAGAAAAGACGCTCCTCTACCAACAAGTCTGTTACCACCCTTACTATTACAGTGCGCCCTAAAAATACCACTTTTTCATCGGTCAGGACACCGCAGAATGGACTGATACTAAAGCGTTGTGCCCCAATTCACCAGCAGCATAATTATGCCGCTCCTTCTCCATTCGTGGAGACTGAAGAGGCTCCACcacagaaaaagttaaaaattgaGGTGCCCCGTCCAGTAAAACCCACGATCCAACCAAAGCCTAAGAGTTCAAGTCCTCGAAACTCTGATTCAGAGGACAGTGAACGTCGACGCAACCATAATATCCTGGAACGTCAACGACGTAATGATCTACGGTCAAGTTTCCTCACATTAAGGGACCATGTTCCAGAACTGgttaaaaatgagaaagctgCAAAAGTTGTGATCTTGAAAAAAGCCACTGAGTATGTTCATTCTCTtcaggcagaggagcagaagttactgctagaaaaggaaaaattgcaaGCCAGACAAGAACAATTACTAAAGAAAATAGATTACAAGCGGACTTGCTAAacttactttttgttttgttttgtttttttggctgGTCTGGACAGTCATTGCCACTTTGCACATTTTTGattctttataaaaaaattgtgttttttgaCGTTAAGAATGTTGGTTTTAATTTCAATCCAGTTCCTGAAGTAATCGACAGACTCTATTATCCGGGTACGGAGCAAATGGATGTTCTTGCAAGGAGTTTATTGCAAGACTACCAAACAACAATGGactgcctttgttttttcttcttaagaaCTGTAGatggtggggattttttttttttaaagtgttgtgAGCATTTGGAGCTGCTGATGACATCTAGTtgagttttaaaatgttcattccTAAGTTTTATGGTGCTTATGTTCTAACAGATGTTACTTTAGGGGTTGGCATTTTGTACCCCTGTGGGAATTTCTGTAAATACCATCTACACACTTGCCTTTTGTACATGTCTTGGGTTATGAGAGGTGGCTTTTGCTGCCAGTATTAGACTGGAAGTTCATACCTAAGTACTGTAATACCTCAATGTTTGAGGAGCATGTTTTTGTATACAAATATATTGTTAATCTCTGTTATGTACTGTACTAATTCTTACATTGCCTGTATACTTTAGTATGATGCTGATACATAACTAAATTTGATACTTATATTTTCGTATGAAAATGAGTTGTGAAAGTTTTGAGTAGATATTACTTTATCACTTTTTTGAACTAAGAAACTTTTGTAAAGAAATTTACTATATATGCCTTTTCCTAGCCTGTTTCTTCCAGTTAATGTATTTGTTAATGTTTGGTGCATAGAACTGGGTAACTGCAAAGttctgtgtttaatttcttCCAATGATGTACATTTAGTGCTGCGTCTTATAGCACTTTGAAATACCTCatgtttatgaaaataaatagcaattaCATTATGTGCcatttactatttttcttttaaataaaatctttaactTTGCAATATtgacaaaatacaaaaatcatgGTCCCATACCCTTGGCACTCAGCTCTTAGACTATAGGTGACACTTTACAAAGGTCAGCTGGGCAGGACATTTCCATTTctagttaaaaaataatttaataagaACTGTGCTCCTGTTATTTCATACTTGTGTTGTCAGGATCCTCCCAGGAGAGCAGATGTACCACACTTAATGGAATGATTCCTGTGTCTTGCAAAGACAGGTACCACTGTACTTGTGAGGGATCAGAAACATGGCTAGCAAACTTCAAAAGCTAAGGGACTGGCCTCTGTGGCACACAGGTGAAGTAAATGATGGAGGTAGACTTGCCAAAGCATGGAAGATTAAATACTTGTAGTAAACAAAGATCTTAACTTGGCTGCTGTTCTTTGCATTAGGAAGGCCTTAAAGCTGTCCATCATTGCACTGGCGAATTAATGTTTGTGTTTGTAGGTGCAGGTCCTGTTTGTTACTACATTAATAAAATTGAGACTACCAGGGAAAATGCACAACCATGAAGCATGCATCAGATGAACATGGAACTTGGTTGTCTCAAGAGCTGGTATTTGGTGTGACAGGAACAGGACAAACAACTCTAATGAAATCTGTTTGGTCATTGTGTTAAAGACTGTGACATCAGGGAGTTGTTTTATCTTCTAGTCCCTACAGGTATTTTTGACATTGTCTTTCCTCACattgaatctgaaaaaaatggatAGGAATTAATGACCAAATGGCCAGTAAGTACTTAAAGGATCCACTTGCAAGAAGCTCTCCTGTCACATCTGCCCCTGCTTTAGCCATAAAGGAAGTAGCTTGTCTGGTGATGGAGGTACAGAAATCCTTTATTTGCCATGAGGTAACAGGAAGAGCAGTGTGGCGGCTGCTCTTCCTGTTACCTCATGGCAAATAAAGGATTTCTGTACCTGTTCCAAAATAGCCCCCACGTAATGAATGTGCCATATGTCTATCCCACAGATGGTTGATGCACTCATAACCTGTGCTTTTGGGCCCCAGGCAGCTTCTGTACCATGACCACCAAGAACTGTACATAGATCAGTGCAGTAAACCCAGATCTTCAACAGGTGTAAATTGCTGAAACACTGTGGACTCAGCTAGGCCTACACAACATTTAAGAACTGGTCTGAATAGAGTTAAAATCTAAATTCATACTCAACCACAGTTGTTCTATATATAGAATCTTTGTTTTGATTCCTTTGACATGCTTCTTCCACTTTCCAACTACAGTGATAAAACAGTAGACAGTCAAAACTGGTGTGAACAAGTGCAAggtatatttaattttactagctaaaacaatttttaacccccccttttttttagCAATTTCTGTTGAACTCCTGTTGTACTGTTTTCAAAAAAGATGCATCAAATGAGTGTTCTTGAAGGAAAgtcccttccccttccccttccccttctccttccccttccccttccccctcgTGGAGAACTTTGGTCCAAATCCTCCACTCAGAGTGAACTTTGGGtcagatcaggttgctcagggtcATGCAACCAAAGcttgaatattttaaaggattGAGATTCCACAGCCTCTTTGGACAACATGTGTTTTTTGATTGGCAAAACTGACACAAATTTTTGTACTACCTGGAATTTTCCTTGCTGCAATCTTTGTCCATTGCCTCTTATCTTTTTGTGTTTAACCTCCCGGAAGAGTCTGGTTGCACCTTGTCTGTAACCTCCCATTAGGGAGTTGAAGACAGCAAttacttctttctcttcttgaGACAGCCCAGTTCTGTCTTGTCTTGTGATAACCAGCCATTTAGAGTATAATAAAGGTGTCAAATACTCA includes:
- the MYCN gene encoding N-myc proto-oncogene protein, which codes for MSVLFSVLLLPEDDEDEEEEDEEEEIDVVTVEKRRSSTNKSVTTLTITVRPKNTTFSSVRTPQNGLILKRCAPIHQQHNYAAPSPFVETEEAPPQKKLKIEVPRPVKPTIQPKPKSSSPRNSDSEDSERRRNHNILERQRRNDLRSSFLTLRDHVPELVKNEKAAKVVILKKATEYVHSLQAEEQKLLLEKEKLQARQEQLLKKIDYKRTC